The Gossypium raimondii isolate GPD5lz chromosome 2, ASM2569854v1, whole genome shotgun sequence genome segment gaacttaattttgaagatttaaaaatattgtgccctaacttactgggtgtgatattttatttctttgaaataagaatgtttgtattattttaattcattcacaTGTTAAAacgttttcttttaaaatctttccaaattttcgacaccaagatataaaacaatcaatttggtaccgattttgggcgtcacgagggtgctaacccttcctcgcgcgtaactgactcccgaacctattttctcaaatttcgcagaccaaaatcatttttaaggtgagccgatcacacctcaatcaaggatcggtggcgactccaatttttgttttaaagtcgacaactaaatttttgttttcaaaaaaatggttttgacatatatcatatttttatgtctttttaaattaaattatatatttttttaagtttttaaaattatagaaattttgaagttggactaaattgaaaaaatgtgcAAACATTGAAGGTTAAGTTtgttgaatttttctaaaattaagaCTAACTTGACagaatatgtaaaatattaaaagctaaatttgttattataccaataaaaagACCGACATTTTGCTCAGTGACCAAAGGCTTTTAATTGATAGAGTGACTTAAAATGACAATCAATGTaacaaaagtgactaaattaacaaaaaagttCGGTGATCAAAATAAGAACACATTAAAACTTGGGTGACTACTTGATCAATtacccttcaaattttttgaattattattaagaaaaattttaaaattaatattttaattataattcaaggGTTAAATTGGTTATTAACCCTTTATATTAAGGTGTCACATCGGCCAAAATGTAACAATtcgataattttaataataattatgtaacttttaaaagttaaataattgaaatgtaattttaatccaaatttaaGGACAATTGGTGCAGTTTTTTGGATTACCGAGTCAAACACCGGGATCGTTATGGACATcatagtaaaatttatttattgatatttccTTAAAGCaaaaggcaaaataaaataaaataaaatattaaaaagtagtATTTTCTATTGCACATCTCAGAATCAAAGAAGTAGTATATATCCGGTAGAAAGATAATTtactcaaatgaaaatataacacCCAACAAAGCCGAAGCCGAATTTACTTACGATATATTCACTAGCTGCATTGTAGAATGAGACATGACCATGCACACAACAACACGAAACTATACCTGCAAAAAGCTGGCGTATTTGGCGCCGAGGAAAAGCCTCTGGATGCAGAGTAAGGCATTCTTGGTAACCTCCGCACTCTCGTGGTTCATCAACTTCATCACCCGTTCCTTGGCCTTGAGGTCATTCACTATCACCCTACCAGCAGGATGGTGCTGAATAAACTGTGAAATATCAAAGCAAGCAACAGCCAGAGGTCTTGGATCGTTGGACGAGTCCATAATTGTAATGAGGACCCTTAGAATCTGGAAAAGAAGTGATAACTAATTACCACACAGATTTTATACTTAGATTATTCAAAACACCGTTGTTAGTatgcttattttaaatgattctgTGCAGACATGTTCAAATTGCGATCATAATAATTTGTTGCAAGGAAAAACTTAGCAAGAATCAATGAACCATCATATCTTGCTGGAGATTTTAGCTTTTTGCAAATTTGACTTAAAGGAAGTTAACccataaacaagtaaatagcaCGAGGACTTGGAAGCCATGAGAAAGGAAAATGAGAGGAAGAAAAACATATACCTGGAAATCATTCTCCTCAAAGCACGTAATATTATCACGCCAAAACAATGGATCTTTATGCATGGGTGACCAATCAAGATGACCAAGAAGAACTTCCTGCTTGTATTTGTCGAAGGAACTCAATTTCTTAATGTTATCTTTCAGCCCATCTTCAAGTTGATTGAGAGCCTCCAACAGATCCTATGATATACCCAAATCAATTCAATAAGAAAGCATCAATATGTAAACAGAACATATAATTCAGCATAGCTGAACTGAAACTGaatgttaaattcaaataagtTTAACACAAGAATTACATAGCCAAGTAACTGTTAAACCTTTCATTTTATTACCTCATCACTCCATGCTTGTGCTTTCAAACTCTGAATAATTTGTGGCAATCCAAGGTCAACCATCTGAGCACCACATGTGCCTTTGGACAACAAGTTCCTAAAGGTCAATACAACAACCCTGACAACCTGGCAGCCATTGTTGAAGTCCAGATGTATAATTTTGTAGAAACCAAACATGTATGTTTCAAATGATTAAACCAACATGACCAATCAACAACATTGAGATAGATTAATCAGCATGGACGTAAAAACATGCAACTTATAcctaataataatagaaattcaAAGCTGATTCAGAATTGTAAAAAAGGTAATAGGGTAAAAACAGATAATCTAGGGAATGGAAGTCTGCTCATATGCCATCTCATAGTACACCTGCTTGTACATGCACTTTATTCCAGCAACATAGACATACCAGATAGAACTTGGAAAAACTGCAAACGGAATTAATACCGTAAGAAATAATTCC includes the following:
- the LOC105787966 gene encoding V-type proton ATPase subunit H isoform X3 — encoded protein: MLTANPKRARLFHDKSLANEDTYEPFLRLLWKGNWFIQEKSCKILALIVSARPKTQNGVVANGEASNSKTKLTTIDDVLRGLVEWLCTQLKKPYHPSRGIPTAINCLAALLKEPVVRSSFVQADGVKLLIPLICPASTQQSIQLLYETCLCVWLLSYYEPVIEYLATSRALPRLVDVVRSSTKEKVVRVVVLTFRNLLSKGTCGAQMVDLGLPQIIQSLKAQAWSDEDLLEALNQLEDGLKDNIKKLSSFDKYKQEVLLGHLDWSPMHKDPLFWRDNITCFEENDFQILRVLITIMDSSNDPRPLAVACFDISQFIQHHPAGRVIVNDLKAKERVMKLMNHESAEVTKNALLCIQRLFLGAKYASFLQV